From uncultured Roseateles sp., the proteins below share one genomic window:
- the iolG gene encoding inositol 2-dehydrogenase, producing the protein MKNVALFGAGRIGRIHAANLAALPGIRLKTVSDPMAESAREVAALHGADVAPDIDAVFADAAIDAVVIASPTTTHSDLILRAAAARKHVFCEKPVDLSVARAQACADAIASANVACMIGFQRRFDPTFVEAKARAQRGEIGTPEMLVITSRDPGAPPVDYIRQSGGIFRDMLIHDFDVFRWMLCEEGDEAVWLSATGACLTDPAIATAGDVDSTAVTLRTRSGRLCQINTSRRAAYGYDQRFELLGSKGLLACGNHRPTEVLQMDGQGVRTDLPENFFLQRYREAYRLELTHFFEQLQSGGAFRTTIRDGVAAQRLADAAAQSFASGQPVTF; encoded by the coding sequence ATGAAAAACGTCGCCCTCTTCGGCGCTGGCCGCATCGGCCGCATCCATGCCGCCAATCTCGCGGCCCTGCCGGGCATCAGGCTGAAGACCGTCAGTGATCCGATGGCAGAGTCGGCCCGCGAGGTTGCCGCCCTGCACGGTGCCGACGTGGCCCCCGATATCGATGCGGTGTTTGCCGATGCAGCCATAGACGCGGTGGTGATCGCCTCGCCGACGACCACGCACAGCGACCTGATACTGCGCGCCGCTGCTGCGCGCAAGCATGTGTTCTGCGAGAAGCCGGTGGACCTGTCGGTGGCACGCGCCCAGGCCTGCGCGGATGCGATCGCCAGCGCCAATGTCGCCTGCATGATTGGCTTCCAGCGCCGCTTCGACCCCACCTTTGTTGAGGCCAAGGCGCGGGCGCAGCGCGGCGAGATCGGCACACCGGAGATGCTGGTCATCACCAGCCGCGACCCTGGCGCGCCGCCGGTGGACTACATCAGGCAGTCGGGCGGCATCTTCCGCGACATGCTGATACACGACTTCGACGTGTTCCGCTGGATGCTGTGCGAGGAGGGCGACGAGGCGGTCTGGCTCAGCGCCACCGGCGCCTGCCTGACCGACCCGGCAATAGCCACCGCCGGCGATGTGGACAGCACCGCCGTCACCCTGCGCACGCGCAGCGGGCGCCTCTGCCAGATCAATACCAGCCGCCGCGCCGCCTACGGCTACGACCAGCGCTTCGAGCTGCTCGGCTCCAAGGGCCTGCTGGCCTGCGGCAACCACCGGCCCACCGAGGTGCTGCAGATGGACGGCCAGGGCGTGCGCACCGACCTGCCGGAGAACTTCTTTCTGCAGCGCTATCGCGAGGCCTACCGTCTGGAGCTGACGCACTTCTTCGAGCAGCTGCAGTCCGGTGGTGCCTTCCGCACGACGATACGCGACGGCGTGGCGGCCCAGCGTCTGGCCGATGCGGCGGCGCAGTCCTTCGCCAGCGGACAGCCGGTGACTTTCTAG
- the glk gene encoding glucokinase — MMKSNSFPRLVADVGGTNVRFASQYVAQGPLMGMASYACADFATLWDALQHHLAARGEGRPRWCAIGIATAITGDHVQMTNHHWGFSIAALQQALGAERLVVLNDFTALALSLPALAPEARRQVGGGAAVDGAPLGLVGPGTGLGVSGLLAGQLAIGGEGGHVTLSSCEPEEDAVLKVLQRRFGHVSAERALSGPGLENLYQALAEVRGQPSAPLDAKDISSAALDASNPLAVAALQLFCSLLGNVAGNVALTLGARGGLYIGGGIVPRLGEWFDRSRFRERFEAKGRFRSYLQAIPTYVVQAGDQAALLGASRALDS; from the coding sequence ATGATGAAGTCGAACAGCTTTCCCCGCCTGGTCGCCGATGTCGGCGGCACCAATGTTCGCTTTGCCAGCCAGTACGTGGCCCAGGGCCCGCTGATGGGCATGGCCAGCTATGCCTGCGCCGACTTCGCGACCCTGTGGGACGCACTGCAACACCATCTGGCCGCCCGTGGTGAGGGCCGGCCGCGCTGGTGCGCGATCGGCATCGCCACCGCCATCACCGGCGACCATGTGCAGATGACCAACCACCACTGGGGCTTCTCGATCGCCGCGCTGCAGCAGGCACTGGGTGCCGAGCGTCTGGTGGTGCTGAATGACTTCACCGCGCTGGCCCTGTCCCTGCCGGCGCTGGCCCCCGAGGCGCGCCGCCAGGTCGGCGGCGGCGCGGCGGTGGACGGCGCGCCACTGGGCCTGGTCGGCCCCGGCACGGGTCTGGGCGTCAGCGGCCTGCTCGCCGGTCAGCTGGCCATCGGCGGCGAGGGCGGCCATGTGACGCTCAGCTCCTGCGAGCCCGAGGAAGACGCGGTGCTGAAGGTCCTCCAGCGCCGCTTCGGCCATGTCTCGGCCGAGCGGGCGCTGTCGGGGCCAGGTCTTGAGAACCTGTATCAGGCCCTGGCCGAGGTGCGCGGTCAGCCCTCCGCGCCGCTGGACGCCAAGGACATCAGCAGCGCCGCGCTGGACGCCAGCAACCCGCTGGCCGTGGCCGCGCTGCAGCTGTTCTGCAGCCTGCTGGGCAATGTGGCCGGCAATGTGGCGCTGACGCTGGGCGCCCGCGGCGGCCTCTACATCGGCGGCGGCATCGTGCCGCGGCTGGGCGAGTGGTTCGACCGCAGCCGCTTCCGCGAGCGCTTCGAGGCCAAGGGGCGCTTCCGCAGCTATCTGCAGGCGATCCCGACCTATGTGGTGCAGGCCGGCGACCAGGCCGCGCTGCTGGGCGCCAGCCGCGCGCTCGACTCCTAG